The region AACACTCGCAAAGAAACACATTCTCAGCGCAGCTCTGACGAaattaatcagtaaaatagtttagcaacATAAAActacatgacatttctcaccAAAAAGGTAATAACTGTGCGGTTCTTGATGTAGATAAACTTACAGTTTCAGTGTTAGTAGAGACACTGCTGCCGAACACTGTTGAGAGACGCACAGACTCAGGCTTATTCACATAtgcttattctctctctctctcatctgtgttaataactgtatcaactgtattttggaattagcaacggaggcttgggatgagatgcgtaagaaattagtcccacacacaagtgtgttttaaggacaaaaacctgacataTGTCTGGAAATACAACATCGGAACAATGTCTTAACGTGTGGTAACCATAGTATAAGAATAATAGAATAAGAACCATAGAAAAATTGACACAGAGCCAttgaattataaaaaaataatgcaccCTGAGGCGGACGCTTCGCGTCGTGGCCGCATTACCACcttgggtgtgcattattttctaataattcaacggcccgtcgtcaattattccttacctATTgtataaagttaaaaataagGACAAAAAGTATTTGAAGAGTTTAAGGTTGTCAAACTTTACCTGTGATGAACTGTGGTTATTCTGATACTTGTATGAACTTGAGGCTAATTACTGTATATAAATGCTGTTTCTGACAGAAAATGAAAGGTAAATATGTGTCTGATTAAATATGTCTCTGACTATATAGCCTGCAGGATAGTACTGTAGTTTAGTCTTAATTAACGTCCTTAGATTTTCCCCTTAGCAAACCTTGTATGTTTTACCTCTACCAAAGTCACAGCTTCAGTCCTTCCCTTGAGTTAGACATCAAACATATTACCAAAATATGTGTAGAATTACTCCCACCCTACATGTAAGACAGAGAGAGCATGAGTGAGGTAGAGAGGGAAAGGATTGGGACCGATTGTCAGCACAACCTTTTAAGTTTTCCTCTCAAGGCAGTAAAGCGTTTTATTTTGCCTGTGATCCCTCCACTTGTCACAGCAATTTCCCCAGTTGTTCATCATCCTTTAACTGCTTCCACATTAGCATTATCATCTCCTTCCTGCTTCACCTGAAGTTGTCTCTCACCACATTTTCTCTAAATGTGAATGGTATTCATCTTCCCTTGTCAAGTCATTGAGGTCtgcaaaatgaaaaatgaagtgACTCACAACCAAAAGCGAGAACAGAGATATGAGCGCTCTAGTTTACCGAACATCATACAAGACCATGGGGACTCAAAGGGGAATAAATGTTTCACCGATAAAAATctctatttcttttttttctcatttccaTTGAGGGTTATCTTCCATCTTTGTTCATTGGACTttcaaaagatgctggaaagtTTCACCTGCAGCCTATAAATTCATTATGGAAATTTACACAGCGTTCTCTCTCTGTTTTTACGTGGAGGTATTGTCTTAATTAAGTTTTGTGAAGAATGATAGATGAACAAACCCCCCAATCCATGGGAGACACATTGATTTCACATTATACAGGGAACTTTCAAATTACTGGTCTATTACTGGCTGTTTGcatcatttataatgttgtgcATGATGTTCTCTATAGCCATTACGCTATTTGACAACAACATTTTACACCCATCTAAAAGTTTACACAGacaatcagaaatgtttttaaccGTATTTGATAAAGCACAGCCTCTAAAATACTAATACACTCTAGACCATTTTAGATGGAAATGTCTTCATGAACATAGTCCTTTGCTGACTGAGTTCTCATATGCTGCTGTTAAGCTTACAGCAAAATTAGTAATTATAGAGAAAATACAGGGTTGCTCGTCTGTGCGATTTCAAACAGCCCTACTTTCACATCTGCTTCAGCAAATGATCCTCTCAGCCGTGCCTCAGGATGGCAGCCTGCGCTAATTACCAGCGAAACTAGTTTGGCTTATTTCTACAAATTATTAAAGACTTTATCTTAAGTGGACCAGAACTCAATCCTGGAGCAAAAAGGTTATTTGGCACATAGGATCAGCACTGCAGTGGATTGCAGAAATAATtttgtttacactttattttgtttacactAGTGTTTTTTAAACACTAAGAGGCACACATATGTTACCAATACAATCATCACATATCATCATATCGGTTACACTCAaactacttaaagggttagatcacccaaaaatgaaatttctttctttaattactcaccctcatgtcgttccacaccagtaagacctttgttcatctgcggaacacaaattaagatattttgatgaatcctCTTTTGAAAGCAactttttgcttcaaatcaaagtttgtaattaTGCAGTTCAGCTCGCTATTTGGTTTGATTCAAGTcttataacttttaaacaagGACTTTAAAATCCTATGGGAAAAATAATTCAACCAAGAGCTCTGTTGCACTGTGctgtttgattttaataaagattATAGGTTAATATTACATATACATCTAATATGAAGGATtctcatgtttgtgtgtttgtgtttttctcaGTGTTGTTGGAAGGTCACATGCAGAAGAGTCCATATTCCAGAGGTGGGGCTTGTGGACTGGGGGGAAAACGAGGAGCACCCCTCCCCCAAAAGCGCCAGCCCCCGTGTTCTCAACCCCCTGCGCCTTTTCGCCCGAGGATCCCCTGGGTTCAAGAGTAACAGGAGGGAGATTACATATTTGGAAAACATCGAGGACTCCTGGGACTGGTTATCTAACCAGACAGATGTCAGAGAGTCGCAGAGCAGGACTAAACGCAGACCCATCGTGAAAACGggcaagtttaaaaaaatgtttggctGGGGTGACTTCAACTCCAACATCAAGACTGTGAAACTAAATCTCCTCATTACAGGCAAGATAGTGGACCACGGCAACGGCACGTTCAGCGTTTACTTCCGTCATAATTCCACGGGCCTGGGGAACGTCTCGGTAAGCCTGGTGCCGCCTTCCAAAGTGGTGGAGTTTGAGCTCGCCCAGCAGTCCACCCTGGAGACGAAAGACTCGAAATCTTTCAACTGCCGGATCGAGTACCAGAAAACGGACCGCAGCAAAAAGACTTCACACTGCAGTTATGACCCGTCCAACGTGTGTTACCAAGAGTCCACCCAGAGCCACGTGTCCTGGCTTTGCTCAAAGCCCTTCAAAGTCATATGCATCTACATCGCCTTTTACAGCACTGACTATAAACTGGTGCAGAAAATCTGCCCAGATTACAACTACCACAGCGACACGCCGTATGCTTCCACGGGTTAAGATCCGGTCCATCCTCCACAGTGAGAATGGTCAACCTCATTTTCACCATGTGTTTCATCTGATTTAGaagcaattaaaataaatccaGATGTTTCGCATTAGGCTACATTACTGGCATGTGCTTCAACCTCTGCCTTTGCCTTTTGTGATACGGCAGTCACGACGTTTGATGGCAAAATAACTGATCGACgcttttgtttttgactttaAACGTCCCACATCCCATCCCATGGTTTGAGTTCTATTGGGAATTTTTTTCCGAAAACACACCTTTCTCTATTTGTCAAGCTAATAAATCACAGACCTACAGAGGATAGAATATAAGTGAAACACCTTTTTATTGTGAggtttatgtgtgtgttagtgtgtgtgtgtgttttattgaGCAATGTGTTCGGCACTAAATTGTGGAAAGCATTTATGCAGTTGACAAGGTAAATGCGAACGGGTTAAATCATTCAGCAAAGACATCACATACAAATTACTCTTAGTCATTTTGCATTTCACAAAAGATCTATGTGTGAATTGAGATTTGTCTATAATTTCAAAGAGTAATTTGTGATGTCTCACGAGAGCACAATTCATTGGACAGGTGGATTTAGTGAATCTGGCAGCCGGTTAACAACCCTTTGTCATGGTCTCGCCACAGAGATCCACATTTCCAGGCtctaattaacattaattatagTGGGAAATTTCACTTACAAACCATGACAGAGGGGACCGAAGCCAAAAACTGAAATTTAGCATGTCAGTCATGTAGCAAACCTCTATTCATGCCAGTGACTTTGGAATTAAACTCTTTCGTGTCTTCTGTTCCTCGAAAAGAGAGTAAATACAGATATTTATGCAAACGCACATGAAGTGGTAATTTAATGCATTATGTGAGTCTGCCTTGTACTGAGtctttcataatttaaaacagTACCTGGAGATCAATTGAAGGAATCATTTTTGTTTGCACATTATAGTCTAAATGTCAGTGTGTCACAATGAACCAGTTGAAATGCCATAGTCTGATAATCAGAACTGGAATTCTCAGgttccatgtgtgtgtgtgtgtgtgtgtgtgtgtgtgtgtgtgtatgcctAACAGATTATGGCCGTTTATTTATTCTTCTCATATCAGGGCGACTGATCTGGATCACAGTTCTGCTCGAAGTGAAGAATCAGATGGATTATTAATTGTACGGATACTCTAATTGTCTTGCCACACGAACATTAGCATCAAAAACATGTTGATACAAAGATAGCTGTTTATAATTGTATTTAGTTTATAATCCTGTGTGCAATTTTGTGAATAGTGTATAAATGTGACTATAAAACCGTTGTGTATTTTGCCTTTTAATGATGAATTAGTTTCTTTATTCTCTCAATACAGCATAAACAGTTTTCCTATGTTTGGTGTTTGACAGTTATCAAGTAGATTTTAGTCATCTGGCTTGTCACAGCtttcccctggtttcacagacaatgcTTAAGCCTagcccagactaaaatgcatttttgagctgttttaaagggttagttcacccaaaaatgaaaattctgtcatttattactcaccctcatgccgttccacacccgtaaaaccttcgttaatcttcggaacacaaattaagatattttagttgaaatccgatggctcagtgaggcctccatagggagcaatgacacttcctctctcaagatccataaaggtactaaaaacatatttaaatcggttcatgtgagtacagtggttcaatattaatattataaagtgacgagaatatttttggagcgccaaaaaaaaaacaaaataacgacttatatagtgatggccgacttcaaaacaatgcttcaggaagattcggagcacaaatgaatcagtgtatcgaatcttcctgaagcagtgttttgaaatcggccatcactataagtcgttatttagttgttttttttggcgcttcaaaaatattctcaaaataacgacttatttagtgatggccgatttaaaaacactgcttcaggaagattcggagcacaaatgaatcagtgtgtcgaatcatgattcggatcgcgtgtcaaactgccaacagctgaaatcacgtgactttggcgctccgaacagcagattcgatacactgattcatttgtgctccgactCTTCCtgcagcagtgttttgaaatcggccatcactaaataagtagttattttgtttgttttttttggcgctccaaaaatattctcgtcgctttataatattaatattgaaccactgtactcacatgaaccgatttaaatatgtttttagtacctttatggatcttgagagaggaagtgtcattgctccctatggaggcctcacggagccatcggatttcaactaaaatatcttaatttgtgttccgaaggttttacgggtgtggaacggcgtgagggtgagtaataaatgacattattttcatttttgggtgaactaaccctttaactgaaagcaacctGCACAGACATCTcaaaatatgtcactgccatcgttttgtctcaagatgcacaccagtaatgtttttttttctaaggcgcatttataaaagctacttaaatgtcctaattgaactaaggtctaattctggcttaatctaagccctgtctgtgaaaatAGGTCTTTATTTTTCACAACTGCAAATTGTACGCTTTATGTTTGTCCTCAATAtctgtaaaatttaaaaaacgctCAAGGAGCTGCCAGCTTTCTTTTAATTTATAGCTTTTATTCAATATGACTGTCACAAAGAAAACCATGAAGCATATCCAGACTATGTGAGATTTGTAGTGAAACATGCTCCGTCATTTTTATGACCACATAAAACACTGATTCTTAAATCAGTAAAATATCTTGCAAAATCACATTACCTCTGGATAAAAACGTTACATCCTGTGATATGTGCTTCGTTTCTTCAAGCTCTAATACATGATCATATTCAATAAAAAGCTTTCTGATGTATAGACCCGTGTTACATTAGTTTATCTGCACATGCAAACGATAGACTCTTCCTCTATTGTTTCTTTCAGAATGGATTGTCATGTTTTTGACTTTGAACATAGACGGCCTCCTACCGTCCGATTCACAccgaagaaaagaaaagaacaaaagacaaaactgaattGTCATATGATGAAAAAAGAACGAATCCGCAACGTCTCATTAGCTCAGTGGTGCACTTAAAAATTGTCTTCCAGAAAGACGGGAGTGGGAGAGAGGGTTTCGGGTGAGACGTTATCACGGTTCCCTAGGAGCCGCTGAAAATGGTCGGCATGAATCGGCATGTTGGCACGGGAAAAAAGATGCGTGTTTGATAGCTCAGATTACGGACTGCATGCTGTTCGCTTTAATTATCCCCGATTTCCCCATCATGAAGGGTGCGAGAGCAATACATTGAGACTGCTGCAGACTCACTGTGGTCATGGCACCACAACTTGTGCTTATAGAGCCTATAACACTgcaatgtttaatcaatcaCAAAATGACTATTATGTTTAGCTAAATGTAATCTGAAGCTCAGCTGGATGGCCGGTTGTCTTTATATTGTTCTTTCTGGCCGTTCCATCACCTCTTTTCACCTTTTTGAAATGTGTTATTCGCAAATAACCAAACCAAAATGTCAAAACATTAGTCATTTTGCAGATGGCATTTCACTTCCTGCGAAACTTAACTATAACAAGCTACTGATGATGAGATCATGAAATAGCCTAATACACTTCTTATTAAAGAAAATCGTATTCCCTGTAAAGACTGAATTAAGCACCTACTTGTACATAAACTAAAcagagaaacaaaaaaaatcagactgTTAATGAGTTAGAAACTGCTACTGCCAATCTAGAAATGACATTATAACGCATCATATTTGAtgcaataatatatattgttcaCACGTTTTGGTTCTGTATaagatttaattttatatatatatatatatatatatatatatatatatatatatatatatatatatatatatatatatatatatatatatatatatatatatatatatatatatatatacacttttattcagcaaggatgcattaaactgatgataagtcacagtaaagacatttataatgttacaaaacgaATCCTAAAAACAAAAGTATCACGTTTCCGTCAAAAAGCAGCACAACGGTactcaacattgataatcagaatattaaaatgatttc is a window of Megalobrama amblycephala isolate DHTTF-2021 linkage group LG6, ASM1881202v1, whole genome shotgun sequence DNA encoding:
- the nxph2a gene encoding neurexophilin-2, which translates into the protein MQIVSAVLLLFCLHKCCWKVTCRRVHIPEVGLVDWGENEEHPSPKSASPRVLNPLRLFARGSPGFKSNRREITYLENIEDSWDWLSNQTDVRESQSRTKRRPIVKTGKFKKMFGWGDFNSNIKTVKLNLLITGKIVDHGNGTFSVYFRHNSTGLGNVSVSLVPPSKVVEFELAQQSTLETKDSKSFNCRIEYQKTDRSKKTSHCSYDPSNVCYQESTQSHVSWLCSKPFKVICIYIAFYSTDYKLVQKICPDYNYHSDTPYASTG